The DNA sequence CAAATTGTGAGAGAAGGCAAGTACACATATAGTAAGGTGTTGGTCGGGTAAGGGAAGCCGAGCTGTTAAAAAGAAGGATTTGTTGTAGCGGCAGCTAGGACGAGGAAATACTTTCAGTAACTATACCTTGTCAAAACTTGGTGAATGACTTCGAGTTATTGGTTGTTCAAATTAAACGGCGGATCTCAAATTTCCAACATGgtaaacatttcatttttcacTTTCTTAAATACTTTGTTTAGTGTTCCTTTACTTGCGCTCGGAACGGGCATTGCCAAACCTAACATTGGTACAGACGTACTTAAATAGCGTAAAGCATCTTGCGTTTGTGGACGCCATGGTTCCATCGCGTCGTACTTCTTCATCTTTGCTTCTAGGGTAATTTCGTGATCTACATTGTCTCAGAAGCAAAGACAATGAAGGTCGAAGTTGAACGACTACTTCCTTACAGGTCTAGCTCCGCCTGTCATGAAGGCCCAAGAGCAACGCTGACAATGGGTTCTTATACCCGTTATCGCCAAGTAGAAGAAATCCGCGAATGGAGCCGTACGGCGGTCGGGTGGTGCTTTGTGTGAGGATTCCATGTGACAATATTATGTGGCATCAAAACTtcccccacagaaaaaaaaaaggaaaactatgGCCCATACGCAAGAAAGTCAGTTAAATGGTGCGCGAAACGCGAGGGCTGCTgacgaaaccgaaaccgaaatggTAATGCAACAAAGATAGAGCAAGATCACACAAAAGTTAGAAGCTAATTTGTATGCATATATACAATAAGCAGTTAAATTTGTGCCACTGAATGACCTTAAAGTAGCACTATATTTTGAATTGCAAGCTCTGGTGCAGTGGCACGTCCTACCTCCCGTTTCATCGAAAAGACTCGAGGCATTATTATCATTCCTCTCCGTACGCAAAGCGCAATCATTCCTCTATACTTACATGCTGTTTTGCTTTCGTGCGCACGTTTTCGATGCTGTTCAAGTTGCCCGAGTGATTGAATTGATATAGAATATCCGAGCCTTTGAGAATCGCTCGGCGATATTCAAGACTCGCGGGAATGAATGTGCTTGCGTTCGCTGATGCGTGATTTCTTGTGCATTCACAACACGGTGCTCTATGGCGGACATTCGCTCGAAGGTTCTGCAGTACGAAACCTTCCTGAACGACGTGCTAAAGGAGGACCTGAGGTTCGTTGTTGACAGCTGTGTTACGTGTCGTTGTATCAATGTGTGTTTGTTTTAAAATCCAGGAAATGCCTCGAGGAGCGCGATCGCATCTGCGCGAAGCTAGCCGAGCTGCTCCAACTACGGACTGTCGTCGAAAGAATTCAGGCAAGCTTTTGCAAGCGTACGGGGCTGGCGTTTCACGTAGCAGTTCTCACTTATTGTACCCACCTCCGCAGGAAGTCGCAGCGAACAAGGAGACCTTTCGGACGCAGGTTGATCTGGGCTGCAACTTCTACGTCCAAGCCGTCGTGTACGTAAGCCAGTCGTTTGTGTAACAGATTAACGATCCAtacggaaaagaaaaagaaagaaagcgatgtCTTTGCGACATTTGAGCAAAAATAATGCAGCGATGAGCTCGAAATCTTCTTGTAAAGTTAGTGTAAAGGAACAAGACCCTGTATGCTTCCGAAGTAGATGCATATAATTTATGTGATACGTCACACGTGATCCTTGCTGTGCAAACAATACGAGGTAGTTACGAGCAGCTGTTGGTGGACTAGTTCGCTGCCCATTTGTAAAGGCAGCGCACCTCTAGAGACGGGCGCTTATTTATATGCTAGATTAAAGCGCATGTGCAGTGGCTGGAAAGCAGTGAGGGGACACATCAAAGTGTTTAAACATTACGGCAACGAATCCAGCCACAACATCACCAGACacccaaagaaacaaaaaaaagatggaaTCAAGTCATCGTTATCAAAATCAGATGCGTAAAATTCGATTGACGAACCAACAAACCAGCAATAAGTATTTAGTTGTAGTTCAGCACCTGTGCTTGTCTCAGTTTTCGTATACCTTACAGCCACATTTGCCACTTGCAATCTGATGGGCGTCACGTGAACCCATTTCAGGCCAGACGTGTCGAAAATCTTCGTGCAAGTCGGCATGGGCTTCTTTGTGGAGCTGACACATGAAGAGACGCTGTGGTTTGTGGGCCGCAGGGAAGCACTGCTTGAAGCCGAGCTGCAGCGGGTTTCCAAGGAGTCGGCCAACATAAAAGCACACATCCAGATGGTCTTGCAGGTCAGTACTCGATCGATCGAAGTGTCTTTAGCCGTGGCCCTAGTGCCTAAATGGATAAGTTAGGCTGCATCAGACAGACGAGGGCGACCAATGGGAATGCGAGGGACGAAATGCAGTGCGTTACAAGCACTAGACCAAGATGCTGATGTCCTCTGAGGACAGGATCTGGCTGCAAACGAATGCTGAGGACAACACACTGTGGAGTTTTGTTAAGCAAGATTTGCATAGTAGGATGTAAATATATTCTCCTGTGATGGAACAGGCAGCAACAAGTCAGAGATGTGAGGACGGTTCACTCGGTTGACGAATTCATGTGTGCATCAAGCGCTGCGCTGTCTTTAGTCGACAAGTGAGGTTACAGTCATTTGAGCTGCACAGCTCGAAGCTGTCCTTCATTGATGGAAACCACTGTCACACCGTGGTATGCCAACGTTGCTGCCATGCGCGAGGTCACAGGCTGCTTACCCAGTTGCAAGTGCACATCTTTTCGACCATGACGCAAAAGCACTGGTTTGTAAATATTTCAGTGCagattttaaagggacactaaggagAAGCACTACATCACTTTATACTGACAGTTTAtactggaattttttttttcttcaaacctCAGTTTTCATTGATATTACGATAAGAGGTTGATTCTTAGAAAATAACATGAAGATCAAAGTTCCATTTCTTAAACTTTGCACTGCATCATCAGTGCCGGTACTTTAGTGTGATTTCACAGatttaaagttttttttctgtgtttaagATGTTGTGATGCAGTAGAAGTTCCTGCAACTTGCCAAATTCAGTCTTTGCCTTTTCTAGAATATGATGAACTACATCCTTCCTGATAAACTTTAACTAGGCCCGAGCAGTTGCCGTCAAAATGGATGAATTGTGGCAAGCAGGTGCAGAAACATTGAGGCGGTGTTTCCACCTGTGCGAtatttcgtttttatttcttACCGTGCCTTTTGTGGTGTTTTCCTTGATACTGTGGAAGGGTAATAATATAGCTGGAATTATTTTTCTCTGGGGGGTCGAATTTATTTCGAAGCACTCCACTGTGTCACACCCCAAAGTCTATTGTATGTAGCGTGGGCTAGAAATATGGTAATTTTTCTGTTTTTAAAGTGCGTGTTCGGTCATGCTGCGACGTTGATGCTATATTTCTTGAGGTTTAGATAGGTGATACAACAGTTATCATTGAGTCTATGATATGAATAAAGGTATTCAGTCAGTACAGAGGCTTGGAAAAGTAAGAAGCTGCCCCATTATTGCTTTTTTATCAAACCATTTTGCACTAATCACTGCCCCTCAAGCTGTGTAAATGCGCAAGTTTCTCAACAGATATGATACCTCTAGCATATTTTATCAATAGCAGGGGACTAACTTACGTACTTTCACATGGAGATTTTGtgagctcaattttttttttgccaagtttTTGGAAGTAACTACTTACCAATAGTAATGGACGAACTGACATTCACGTACATTGCTTGTGAGCTTGATACTTCATATTTTTGACCTACCCTTTTAGAGTAATTCGTGAGCACATTATGCTAAATGGAAAGACTGCAATATGTGTCGATTGCAAATGCAACTTATTCTCAGGCCTAACATATCTTCTCAGGCTGTTCACATCAAACACGAAAATTACATTCATGCTAAATATGGGTAGTGTGCGGTAATGCATACCTAGCTTCTTTATCATTGCTCCTGTGCTTGTGTTCCTGGACAAAGGGCAGCTGTAAACCTTAATTAAAGGAGTCCTGCAACACTTTTTGAAGGCTGCGACTTTTGCTTTAGGTTTGCTTTTAGCATTCCAAGAAAGAAAGAGCAGGTGTAATTATGAGATATATAATACACACAAACCTAAGTTACCGTTGACTGAAATTTTTGTCGCTGAGGATGCTACGGTTTACTCACCCATGACTCGAGTGAACTACGGCAACTAGTAGCGGCAGTTACATAGTGGTGCGCCATGGTTGCCAAACACTGCTCCGTTTGATGATGGTATGGTTGTCGTGATGATCGGATGACAATTAAAATAACTAAAACGGAAGGTCGTAGTTTTTTCGCAGTACTCGTGatattttgcaaaatgcaaaattGTACATTAAATTATTAACCGGCAACCATTGTGCAGCAGGCTACTCACGTGTCCTTTGCGTGAAGTTTGCGAAATCACCTCAC is a window from the Dermacentor albipictus isolate Rhodes 1998 colony chromosome 6, USDA_Dalb.pri_finalv2, whole genome shotgun sequence genome containing:
- the Uxt gene encoding protein UXT, with the translated sequence MADIRSKVLQYETFLNDVLKEDLRKCLEERDRICAKLAELLQLRTVVERIQEVAANKETFRTQVDLGCNFYVQAVVPDVSKIFVQVGMGFFVELTHEETLWFVGRREALLEAELQRVSKESANIKAHIQMVLQGLREIQGLPANPDQPKRRDVF